The DNA window GTCGCGGAAGCCCCCGGCCCGCGCCACTGCGGCGAAGGCTGTCAGGTCGCCAAGGTCCGCTGCCATTGTTCGTAATCCCGTACAGCCTGTCCCAATTGCGTCCAGTTATCATACGACATGGAATTGTCTACATGCTGGCGAAACCACGGGAGATCGACCATGACCGATATCAGCAAGTCCGGCAGCTACAGGCTCGGCGACCGCACCGTAACGCGTCTCGGCTATGGCGCCATGCAGCTCGCCGGCAAGGGTGTGTTCGGCCCACCAAAGGACCATGCGGGGGCTCTCGCTGTGTTGCGCGAGGCGCTGGCGAGTGGCGTCAACCATATCGACACCAGCGATTTCTATGGCCCGCACGTGACCAACCAGATCATCCGCGAGGCGCTGCATCCCTACACCGACGATCTGACGATCGTGACCAAGGTCGGCGCCAAGCGTGGCGCGGACGCATCGTGGAACCCGGCTTTTTCGGCCGAAGAGCTGACCGCCGCCGTCCATGACAACCTGCGCAACCTGGGCCTCGACGTTCTGGATGTCGTCAATCTGCGCGCCATGTTCGATGTCCACGGGCCGGCCGAGGGCTCGCTCGAGGCGCCGCTGACCACGCTGGCCGAACTGCAGCGGCAAGGGTTGATCCGCCATATCGGTCTCAGCAATGTCACGCGCAAGCAGATCGCCGACGGCCGCAAGATCACCGACATCGTCTGCGTGCAGAACCAGTACAATCTGGCTCACCGCGAGGATGAAGCGTTGGTTGACGAGCTGGCCGCGGCCGGCACCGCCTATGTGCCGTTCTTCCCGCTCGGTGGCTTCTCGCCGCTGCAGTCGAACACGCTGTCGGACGTCGCCTCCCGGCTCGGCGTCACCCCGATGCAGGTGGCGCTGGCCTGGCTGCTGCAGCGCGCGCCGAACATCCTGCTGATCCCCGGCACGTCGTCGATCGGGCATCTCCGGGAAAACCTTGCCGCGGCCGAGCTCGTCCTATCCGCCGAGACCGTGGCCGTGCTCGACCGGATCGCCGGCGAGGAGAAGGCGCACTGATCAGCCGCTAATCCCAGCGCTCGACGACCGACGGCGGCACGCTGACCCACGGATGGCGCCGCACGTCGTAGACCGAGACGGTCGGTGGCGGAAAGCCGGGGTCAGCGAAGGCGCCGACCGCAACCGCGACGAACTCTTCGCCTCCGGCGTGGTCCCAATAGACGGTCGAGCCGCACTCCGGGCAGAAGCGGAACCGCGCGTGGCTACCCTCGTCGCCGATCCGGACATATTCGGCCGCCCGTCCGGCGATCACCAGCTGCTCCCGCCGGAACCGCGCCTGGATGCCGAACGCGCTGCCGGTCCGTTGCTGGCAAGCGAGGCAATGGCACATCGAAACCCGGATCGGCTCGCCCGTGCAGTCGACGGTAAGCTGGCCGCAGCAGCAGGATGCGCGTCGGGTGATCATCCGCGGGCTTCTCCAAAAGATTGCTGCCAGATCTTACCCCAGCCCGCCGCACCGCCGATAGTCGAACTCCAGGGCCAGCGTGGGTCGGGCGCAAGTCGACGATATCGATCGGGTGCAGGATAGGTTCGCGGTCCGGGACCAAGCTTCCGCTTTCCGCTGCGTCACACAGGCTGGGTGGGCTGTTGCGGCTGGCGCACGGCGGCAAGCGCGCCGTGCAGCGTCGGGAACAACCGACCCTCGTCCAGGATCTCGAGAAGACCATGTCGCGTCATGTCGGCCTTGAGATAGAGACCGACCCGGGCGAAGGCGATATTGACGTCGCGCCGCGCCAGTTCCCGGAATAGATCGCTGAGCGAGCGGGCAGCCGAATAGTCGAGATCGGATATTGCCGCCGCTTCGACCACGAACCAGCGCACCGGCGTCGGCGCATGGTCGATGAGCGCCAGGACCTCGTCCGCGAACCGGCCGGCATTGGCGTAGAACAGATCGGCGCTGAACCGGTAGAGGATCAGCCCCGGCTCGGTCTCGAGCCCCGGGGCCGCTGGAACCGGCGCCCAGCCGCCATGTTCGTTGGGCTGCAGCACCATCGTGTGCGGATGG is part of the Aliidongia dinghuensis genome and encodes:
- a CDS encoding aldo/keto reductase family oxidoreductase; the encoded protein is MTDISKSGSYRLGDRTVTRLGYGAMQLAGKGVFGPPKDHAGALAVLREALASGVNHIDTSDFYGPHVTNQIIREALHPYTDDLTIVTKVGAKRGADASWNPAFSAEELTAAVHDNLRNLGLDVLDVVNLRAMFDVHGPAEGSLEAPLTTLAELQRQGLIRHIGLSNVTRKQIADGRKITDIVCVQNQYNLAHREDEALVDELAAAGTAYVPFFPLGGFSPLQSNTLSDVASRLGVTPMQVALAWLLQRAPNILLIPGTSSIGHLRENLAAAELVLSAETVAVLDRIAGEEKAH
- a CDS encoding GFA family protein; this translates as MITRRASCCCGQLTVDCTGEPIRVSMCHCLACQQRTGSAFGIQARFRREQLVIAGRAAEYVRIGDEGSHARFRFCPECGSTVYWDHAGGEEFVAVAVGAFADPGFPPPTVSVYDVRRHPWVSVPPSVVERWD